In Stieleria varia, one genomic interval encodes:
- a CDS encoding aspartyl/asparaginyl beta-hydroxylase domain-containing protein: MTDHATGNGTMGDRIRLDFTFDAERMLDEVRAMQLADFLYYDVLPLRSPAHLVDSSLNPPPPAADYADGSWTPWLDTPALTSFPYLTSVVDFFRAHCSVTLVRLLRLAAGAVVDEHTDPTLGLEIPKSVIRLTVPIKTEDAVEFFLNGTVVPMKAGECWYLRLTDPHRITHGGLEERINLTIDMVPNDWVRSLLPGSTV, from the coding sequence ATGACTGATCATGCGACGGGTAACGGGACGATGGGTGATCGGATTCGGCTTGATTTCACGTTTGATGCAGAGCGGATGCTTGATGAAGTCCGTGCGATGCAGTTGGCGGATTTTCTGTACTACGATGTCCTGCCGCTGAGGTCCCCGGCGCACTTGGTCGATTCGTCACTGAACCCTCCACCACCGGCTGCGGATTATGCGGACGGATCGTGGACGCCGTGGCTGGATACACCTGCGCTGACGTCGTTTCCTTATCTCACCAGCGTGGTGGATTTCTTTCGGGCTCACTGCAGCGTCACGCTCGTGCGTTTGCTGCGTCTAGCTGCCGGTGCGGTCGTGGATGAGCACACTGATCCGACATTGGGACTTGAGATCCCAAAGTCCGTGATACGGCTGACGGTGCCGATCAAAACAGAGGATGCGGTGGAGTTTTTTCTCAATGGGACAGTGGTGCCGATGAAAGCGGGAGAGTGTTGGTATCTGAGGCTGACCGATCCGCATCGGATCACGCATGGCGGGTTGGAGGAACGCATCAACTTGACCATCGACATGGTGCCCAACGATTGGGTCCGGTCCTTATTGCCGGGGTCCACTGTATGA
- a CDS encoding arylsulfatase: MIFRSTLSVAFGLLVLAVASAAEKPNIVYIMSDDMGYSDIECYGGEISTPNLNMLADGGIRYTQFYNTGRCCPTRASLLTGLYPHQAGIGHMMEDRGFDGYRGELNRNCVTIAEALKSAGYRAYLSGKWHVTREVRPKTDADKFNWPLQRGFDRFYGTIHGAGSFFDPNTLTRDNQYISPLADPAYTVAHQSNGTFYYTDAIADQACRFIHEHRIQTGDQPFFLYVSFTAAHWPMHALPKDIAKYTGKYDEGYAAVRNARYRRMLELGLITEDSTVNWPIADEWKETEFWEWDKHNMEVYAAMIDSMDQGIGRIVESLQDTDQFDNTLICFFQDNGGCAENYGRGGNGQPRADAPTLPPLADDYLQPDMQPKQSRDGYPVRTGKGVMAGGADTYIGYGRGWATVSNTPFREYKHYNHEGGISTPLIAHWPQRIKRAGELDSTPGHLVDLMATAVDVGGAEYPAVYHDGKPIKPMEGVSLAPTFDGKSIEQRAIYWEHEGNRAIRVGNDKLVAKGANGPWELYDISKDRSEQNDLSSEMPERAEELAQMWHAYAERANVLPLNPGAKKNAADRNAANREQRRFELVGGADLGGESAPYVVGRPLSVEAQVSVDGDGVVVAQGGTAHGWSLHIRDGRPVFCATIAGKRESMVSESLVMGDCKIRVSVGRKGAAKLFVDDKVVAESAIAWPMTSQPIDGLQVGQDSGGNVDDYESPNPLSGKVTKVVIEL, translated from the coding sequence ATGATCTTTCGATCCACCCTGTCCGTTGCATTTGGACTCCTTGTCCTTGCCGTTGCCTCCGCGGCTGAAAAGCCCAACATCGTTTACATCATGTCGGACGACATGGGTTACTCGGACATCGAGTGTTACGGTGGCGAGATTAGCACGCCGAATTTGAACATGCTGGCCGACGGCGGGATTCGGTACACGCAGTTTTACAACACGGGACGTTGTTGCCCGACACGCGCGAGTCTGCTGACCGGGTTGTATCCCCATCAAGCCGGAATCGGGCACATGATGGAGGATCGTGGTTTTGACGGTTATCGCGGCGAACTGAATCGCAACTGCGTGACAATCGCCGAAGCACTCAAGAGTGCCGGTTATCGAGCGTACCTTTCCGGGAAATGGCACGTCACTCGCGAAGTCAGGCCGAAGACGGATGCGGACAAGTTCAACTGGCCGCTGCAGCGTGGGTTTGACCGTTTTTACGGGACGATCCATGGCGCGGGAAGTTTCTTTGACCCCAACACGTTGACGCGTGACAACCAGTACATCTCACCGTTGGCCGATCCAGCGTACACAGTCGCTCACCAATCCAACGGAACGTTTTACTACACCGATGCGATTGCGGATCAAGCTTGTCGCTTCATTCACGAGCATCGAATCCAGACGGGCGATCAACCTTTCTTTCTGTACGTCAGCTTCACTGCAGCCCACTGGCCGATGCACGCGTTGCCCAAAGACATTGCCAAGTACACCGGGAAGTACGATGAGGGGTATGCCGCGGTCCGAAACGCTCGTTATCGAAGGATGCTGGAGCTGGGTTTGATCACCGAAGACAGCACGGTGAACTGGCCCATTGCGGACGAGTGGAAGGAAACCGAGTTTTGGGAATGGGATAAACACAACATGGAAGTTTATGCCGCGATGATCGACAGCATGGATCAGGGGATCGGACGGATTGTTGAGTCGCTTCAGGACACCGATCAGTTTGACAATACTCTCATCTGTTTCTTTCAAGACAACGGCGGGTGTGCGGAGAACTATGGCCGTGGCGGGAATGGGCAACCGCGAGCGGATGCGCCGACGTTGCCCCCGTTGGCGGATGATTATCTGCAACCCGACATGCAGCCAAAGCAATCGCGTGACGGCTATCCCGTGCGAACCGGCAAGGGTGTGATGGCGGGTGGAGCGGATACCTACATCGGCTATGGTCGTGGTTGGGCGACCGTGTCCAACACGCCGTTTCGTGAATACAAACATTACAACCATGAAGGCGGAATCTCGACGCCGCTGATCGCGCATTGGCCGCAACGTATCAAGCGTGCTGGCGAATTGGATTCGACTCCAGGGCATTTGGTCGATTTGATGGCGACCGCCGTGGATGTCGGTGGCGCGGAGTATCCGGCCGTTTATCACGACGGAAAGCCGATCAAGCCGATGGAGGGCGTCTCACTGGCGCCGACCTTTGATGGGAAATCGATCGAGCAAAGGGCGATTTACTGGGAGCACGAAGGCAATCGTGCGATCCGAGTCGGGAACGACAAGTTGGTCGCCAAGGGTGCCAACGGTCCTTGGGAGCTGTACGACATCTCCAAGGATCGCAGCGAACAAAACGACTTGTCGAGCGAAATGCCGGAGCGTGCAGAGGAGCTTGCTCAGATGTGGCACGCTTATGCCGAACGCGCCAACGTGTTGCCGCTCAATCCGGGGGCGAAGAAGAATGCTGCAGATAGGAATGCGGCAAACAGGGAGCAACGACGATTTGAGCTTGTTGGCGGCGCGGACCTTGGTGGCGAGTCGGCACCGTACGTGGTTGGACGCCCACTGAGTGTCGAGGCACAGGTTTCCGTTGACGGTGACGGCGTCGTCGTTGCTCAGGGTGGGACGGCACACGGCTGGTCGTTGCACATTCGTGATGGCAGGCCAGTGTTTTGCGCAACGATTGCTGGAAAACGTGAGTCGATGGTGAGCGAATCTCTCGTGATGGGTGATTGCAAGATCCGTGTCTCGGTGGGACGCAAAGGTGCGGCGAAGTTATTCGTGGACGACAAAGTCGTGGCGGAGAGTGCGATTGCTTGGCCGATGACGAGTCAACCGATCGACGGTTTGCAGGTGGGGCAAGACAGCGGAGGAAACGTGGACGACTACGAGTCGCCCAATCCGCTGAGCGGAAAGGTGACGAAAGTGGTGATCGAGCTGTGA